Part of the Syntrophorhabdales bacterium genome is shown below.
AACGCGAGAGAAACAACCGTGAAGTGGCGCGCACGCTCGCCGAGCTGGAGAAAGCCACTAAAGAGGGAAAGAATGTGATGCCATATCTGGTGGAATGCTGCAAGGCGTACGCGACGGTCGGGGAGATGACGGCCGTGTTCCGCAGTATCTACGGAGAATTTGACGAGCCGAGCCTGTTTTAGAAAGCGGATGGTTCAAGGGCCCAGGGGCCAAAGGCTCAAGGTGAAAACAAAGTTATTACGACTCATTGAAGCCTTCTGAGGACGAGATATGAAAATCGAGAAGATTGACCACATCTGTTTTGCAGTCAAAGATCTCGAGAGGACGAAACAGATCTACCGGGCTAATTTCGGTCTGGTGCCGGAACTGGAGTATGTTGCCGAATCTGAATACATCAAGGTTGCCCGCTACTACATCGGCGACGTGGCCGTGGAGCTGATGGAGTCGACCTCGCCTGATGGAGAGGTTGCAAAATTCATCAACAAGCGGGGAGAGGGTGTATTTCTCATCTCCTAC
Proteins encoded:
- a CDS encoding VOC family protein; the protein is MKIEKIDHICFAVKDLERTKQIYRANFGLVPELEYVAESEYIKVARYYIGDVAVELMESTSPDGEVAKFINKRGEGVFLISYKVDDLTAALAELKEKGADLIDKEPRELFGNRYAFVQRPDKLCGVLTELLDGEFDKSKVPLRKKK